From a single Aggregatilinea lenta genomic region:
- a CDS encoding lysophospholipid acyltransferase family protein, with the protein MPDTPRKEFPADWPATQQSRLLKPLCRTLMAVTSNYKPEGTENFPEPPYIAVTNHLSYFDVPAMMACAPFGIVGLAARKYQHSWLAPMFALTAVIWVTQFSADREALRAAQRVLEGGVPLGVAVEGTRSRSSKLAKGTDGASFLATRTGVPLVPVGIWGTEKILKTPRPETHVRVGKPFRLPEGRARGDQLSEYTERIMCAVAAMLPEAYHGHYAGNPLIEEMAQIVA; encoded by the coding sequence GTGCCCGACACGCCTCGTAAAGAATTTCCAGCCGATTGGCCCGCCACGCAGCAGTCGCGCCTGCTCAAGCCGCTGTGCCGCACGCTGATGGCTGTGACCTCAAACTACAAACCGGAGGGCACTGAAAATTTCCCTGAGCCGCCCTATATCGCTGTGACCAATCACCTGAGTTACTTCGACGTGCCTGCGATGATGGCCTGCGCGCCTTTCGGCATCGTGGGACTGGCCGCACGCAAGTACCAGCATAGCTGGCTGGCTCCCATGTTTGCGCTGACGGCGGTGATCTGGGTGACGCAGTTCAGCGCCGACCGCGAAGCTCTGCGCGCGGCCCAGCGCGTGCTCGAAGGCGGTGTGCCGTTGGGGGTCGCGGTCGAAGGCACGCGCAGCCGCAGCAGTAAGCTGGCGAAGGGCACCGATGGCGCGTCCTTCCTGGCGACGCGCACGGGTGTGCCGCTGGTGCCGGTGGGCATCTGGGGCACGGAGAAGATACTTAAAACGCCTCGCCCCGAAACGCATGTGCGCGTCGGCAAGCCGTTCCGTCTGCCAGAAGGCCGCGCACGCGGGGACCAGCTCTCCGAATACACCGAGCGCATCATGTGCGCTGTTGCGGCCATGCTGCCGGAAGCGTATCACGGCCACTACGCGGGCAACCCGCTGATCGAGGAAATGGCGCAGATCGTGGCCTGA
- the accC gene encoding acetyl-CoA carboxylase biotin carboxylase subunit, which translates to MTETTLIRKVLVANRGEIAVRIIRACRELGGIQTVAVYSEADREALHVRYANEAYPIGVPAPRESYLNIGKLIDVARKSGADAIHPGYGFLSERAEFAQAVEDAGLVFIGPSPDAIARMGDKLAARDLMVKAGVPVVPGTEPGLDDDELRAAAPKVGYPLMVKAAAGGGGKGMRVVREPSQLDAALAAAHREAEAAFGDGTVYLEKMLEGARHIEFQILADQHGNTIHLGERECSIQRRHQKLFEESPSPFMDDDLRERMGAAAIRAAQAVNYVNAGTIEFLVDADKNFYFLEMNTRLQVEHPVTELVTGVDMVKEQIRIARGRRMGPEHGVTLKGWAVECRINAEDPYNNFLPSVGRISVHVAPTGPGVRLDSGIYAGYEVTPYYDSLLAKVIAWGETRGEALLRMRRALAEYKIMGLKTNLPFHQKLIDSTRFLAGRYDTQFVEEYLPMQDEVQNSQDEEVAAILATVVEHLYRQQASQIVARPKRDASNWKWIGRYERMHR; encoded by the coding sequence ATGACCGAAACGACCCTGATCCGAAAAGTGCTTGTCGCCAACCGGGGCGAGATCGCCGTGCGCATCATCCGCGCCTGCCGCGAACTGGGCGGCATCCAGACCGTCGCCGTGTATTCCGAGGCGGACCGCGAGGCGCTGCACGTGCGCTACGCAAACGAAGCGTACCCCATCGGCGTGCCTGCCCCGCGCGAAAGTTACCTGAACATCGGCAAGCTGATCGACGTGGCGCGCAAGTCCGGTGCGGACGCGATCCATCCCGGCTATGGCTTCCTCAGCGAGCGCGCGGAGTTCGCGCAGGCCGTGGAAGACGCCGGGCTGGTCTTCATCGGGCCATCGCCGGACGCCATCGCACGCATGGGGGATAAGCTCGCCGCGCGCGACCTGATGGTCAAAGCAGGTGTGCCGGTCGTGCCGGGCACCGAGCCAGGCCTGGACGACGACGAGCTGCGCGCTGCCGCGCCTAAAGTGGGCTACCCGCTGATGGTCAAGGCGGCAGCCGGCGGCGGCGGCAAGGGCATGCGCGTCGTGCGCGAACCGTCGCAGCTCGACGCGGCGCTGGCGGCGGCTCACCGTGAAGCGGAGGCGGCCTTCGGCGATGGCACGGTCTACCTCGAAAAGATGCTGGAAGGCGCGCGCCACATCGAGTTCCAGATCCTGGCCGACCAGCACGGCAACACGATCCATCTGGGCGAGCGCGAGTGCAGCATTCAGCGCCGCCACCAAAAGCTGTTCGAGGAGTCTCCTAGCCCGTTCATGGACGACGACCTGCGCGAGCGCATGGGCGCGGCGGCGATCCGGGCGGCGCAGGCGGTGAACTACGTCAACGCCGGGACGATCGAGTTCCTGGTCGATGCCGACAAAAACTTCTATTTCCTCGAAATGAACACGCGCCTCCAGGTCGAGCACCCGGTCACCGAGCTAGTGACGGGCGTGGACATGGTCAAGGAACAGATCCGCATCGCACGCGGGCGGCGGATGGGGCCGGAACACGGGGTCACGCTCAAGGGCTGGGCGGTCGAATGCCGTATCAACGCCGAGGACCCGTACAATAATTTCCTGCCATCGGTGGGCCGGATCTCGGTGCATGTCGCGCCGACCGGGCCAGGGGTCCGGCTGGACAGCGGCATCTACGCCGGGTACGAGGTCACGCCCTATTACGACTCGCTGCTCGCTAAAGTGATCGCATGGGGCGAGACGCGCGGTGAGGCGCTGCTGCGCATGCGCCGCGCCCTGGCCGAGTATAAGATCATGGGTCTGAAGACGAATCTACCGTTCCACCAGAAGCTGATCGACAGCACTCGCTTCCTCGCCGGGCGCTACGATACGCAGTTCGTGGAAGAATATCTGCCGATGCAGGACGAGGTGCAAAACAGCCAGGACGAAGAAGTCGCCGCGATTCTGGCGACCGTCGTCGAGCACCTGTACCGGCAGCAGGCGTCACAGATCGTGGCGCGACCCAAGCGCGATGCGTCCAACTGGAAGTGGATCGGGCGCTACGAACGGATGCACCGCTAA
- a CDS encoding GNAT family N-acetyltransferase, whose protein sequence is MSTVLCRPLPWDSEFFSRRIGRVVPSQLDADDMSRVLAWADAEQIDCLYFLADFSARDTIRLAEDNGFRLMDLRTLLDRSLRDELPAPEPDIRPWKPDDLPILRKVARVSYRDSRFYFDERFPEAQCDALYETWIEKSCSGYAEQVLVAEYQGAAAGYISCHIRDGVGDIGLVGVDERAQGRGLGRALVVASLDWFKSQGLERVTVVTQGRNIPAQRLYQRCGFMTRAVDLWYHRWFTTQEDDLPR, encoded by the coding sequence GTGAGCACTGTGCTGTGCCGCCCGCTACCGTGGGATTCCGAGTTTTTTAGCCGCCGCATCGGGCGCGTGGTCCCGTCGCAGTTGGACGCGGACGACATGTCGCGTGTGCTGGCCTGGGCCGACGCCGAGCAGATCGACTGCCTGTATTTCCTGGCGGACTTCAGCGCCCGCGACACGATCCGGCTGGCGGAGGACAACGGCTTTCGCCTGATGGACCTGCGCACGCTGCTCGATCGTTCGCTGCGCGACGAGCTGCCCGCGCCCGAACCGGATATTCGCCCGTGGAAGCCGGACGATCTGCCCATTCTGCGCAAGGTCGCGCGGGTCAGTTACCGCGATTCGCGCTTCTACTTCGACGAGCGCTTCCCCGAAGCGCAGTGCGACGCTCTCTATGAAACATGGATCGAAAAAAGCTGTAGCGGCTACGCGGAGCAGGTGCTGGTTGCCGAGTATCAGGGTGCGGCAGCAGGCTATATCTCGTGCCACATCCGCGACGGCGTGGGCGATATCGGGCTGGTGGGCGTGGACGAACGCGCCCAGGGTCGCGGCCTGGGCCGGGCGCTGGTGGTGGCCTCGCTGGACTGGTTCAAGTCCCAGGGTCTGGAGCGGGTCACGGTGGTGACGCAGGGGCGCAACATCCCCGCACAGCGCCTGTACCAACGCTGCGGCTTCATGACGCGTGCAGTGGATTTGTGGTATCACCGCTGGTTTACGACACAGGAGGACGATCTCCCTCGATGA
- a CDS encoding acyl-CoA carboxylase subunit beta encodes MTNGNHIDKLNQMRLRSAAGGGSDRIEKQHKSGKLTARERLDLLLDPGSFREMDAFVVHRERNFGMGDPSNQYLGDSVVTGWGTINGRLVYVYSQDFTVMGGSLSEVHAEKICKIMDMAVKNGAPVIGVNDSGGARIQEGVTSLGGFADIFLRNTLASGVIPQLSLIMGPCAGGAVYSPALTDFIFMVKDTSYMFVTGPDVVRAVTHEDVSFEELGGAMTHNAVSGVSHVAANTEEDALFLTRELLGYIPQNNMEDPPFEPTKDDPLRTEEALNNLVPDDPSKPYDVKELIKLIMDEGRFFEIHEHFAQNVVVGFARLGGHSVGIVANQPAVLAGVLDIDASEKAARFIRFCDAFNIPVLTFEDVPGFMPGMAQEHAGIIRSGAKLLYAYCEATVPKITIVTRKAYGGAYCVMNSKHIRSDLNLAWPTAEIAVMGPDGAVNIIFRRELMEADDPVARKAELVQEYREKFANPYVAAARGFIDDVIMPSETRPRLINALEMLQNKRDSNPPKKHGNIPL; translated from the coding sequence ATGACGAACGGCAATCACATCGACAAGTTGAACCAGATGCGGCTGCGCAGTGCGGCTGGCGGCGGTTCGGACCGCATCGAGAAGCAGCACAAATCCGGTAAGCTGACGGCCCGCGAGCGGCTGGACCTGCTGCTCGATCCCGGCAGCTTCCGCGAAATGGACGCATTCGTCGTGCACCGCGAGCGCAACTTTGGCATGGGCGATCCGAGCAACCAATACCTGGGCGACAGCGTCGTGACCGGCTGGGGCACGATCAACGGGCGGCTGGTGTACGTCTATTCGCAGGACTTCACCGTGATGGGCGGCTCGCTGAGCGAGGTTCACGCCGAAAAAATCTGCAAGATTATGGACATGGCCGTGAAGAACGGCGCGCCGGTCATCGGCGTGAACGACTCCGGCGGGGCGCGCATTCAGGAAGGCGTGACCAGCCTGGGTGGCTTCGCGGACATCTTCCTGCGCAATACGCTCGCCAGCGGCGTGATCCCGCAGCTCAGCCTGATCATGGGGCCGTGCGCGGGCGGCGCGGTGTACAGTCCGGCCCTGACCGACTTCATCTTCATGGTCAAAGACACGTCGTACATGTTCGTGACCGGGCCGGACGTGGTCCGCGCGGTGACACACGAGGACGTCTCGTTCGAGGAGCTGGGCGGCGCGATGACGCACAACGCCGTCAGCGGCGTGAGCCACGTGGCGGCCAACACGGAAGAAGACGCGCTGTTCCTCACGCGCGAGCTGCTGGGTTACATCCCGCAGAATAATATGGAAGATCCGCCCTTCGAGCCGACGAAAGACGATCCGCTGCGCACGGAGGAAGCGCTCAACAACCTCGTGCCGGACGACCCGAGCAAGCCTTACGACGTCAAAGAACTCATTAAGCTCATTATGGACGAGGGCCGCTTCTTCGAGATCCACGAGCACTTCGCGCAGAACGTGGTGGTCGGCTTCGCGCGGCTGGGCGGGCACAGCGTCGGCATCGTCGCCAACCAGCCTGCCGTGCTGGCGGGCGTGCTGGACATCGACGCCAGCGAGAAAGCGGCGCGTTTCATCCGCTTCTGTGACGCGTTCAACATCCCGGTGCTCACCTTCGAGGATGTGCCCGGTTTCATGCCCGGCATGGCGCAGGAGCACGCGGGCATCATCCGCTCCGGCGCGAAGCTGCTCTACGCGTACTGCGAGGCGACCGTGCCCAAGATCACAATCGTGACGCGCAAGGCGTACGGCGGCGCGTACTGCGTGATGAACAGCAAGCACATCCGCAGCGACCTGAACCTGGCCTGGCCGACCGCCGAGATCGCGGTGATGGGGCCGGACGGCGCGGTGAACATCATCTTCCGGCGCGAGCTGATGGAGGCGGACGACCCGGTGGCGCGCAAGGCGGAGCTGGTTCAGGAATACCGCGAAAAGTTCGCCAATCCGTACGTGGCGGCGGCGCGCGGCTTCATCGACGACGTGATCATGCCGTCCGAGACGCGCCCGCGCCTGATCAATGCGCTGGAGATGCTGCAAAACAAGCGCGACAGCAATCCGCCGAAGAAGCACGGCAACATTCCGCTGTGA
- the rffA gene encoding dTDP-4-amino-4,6-dideoxygalactose transaminase — MSSFPIPFNKPGVTGIEQSYIAEAIASGHLSGDGAFTKRASAIVQEALGVPKVLLTTSCTHALEMSAMILDLKPGDEVIVPSFTFVSTVNAYVLRGATPVFADVREDTLNMDETKLEALITPRTRAIVPVHYAGVGCEMDAIMDIAHRHGVEVIEDNAHGLFGKYKGQWLGTFGSMATQSFHETKNFQCGEGGALLINDPRHAERAEIIREKGTNRSRFFRGQVDKYTWVDVGSSYLPSEVLAAFLTAQLEQRDAIQGARAALWHTYYDALDDWACEFHVRMPVVPEDCDQAYHMFYMLMPSLALRTAFIDHMKSRGILPVFHYLPLHLSDMGRKFGGEPGACPVTEDISDRLVRLPFYNSMTPEEQTRVIEAILDFDWKV, encoded by the coding sequence ATGAGCAGTTTCCCGATTCCGTTTAACAAGCCCGGCGTGACGGGCATTGAGCAGAGTTACATCGCGGAAGCTATCGCCAGCGGACACCTGTCGGGCGATGGCGCGTTCACCAAGCGGGCCAGCGCGATCGTGCAGGAGGCGCTCGGCGTGCCGAAGGTGCTGCTGACCACCTCGTGCACCCACGCGCTCGAAATGTCCGCAATGATCCTGGACCTGAAGCCGGGCGACGAGGTGATCGTGCCGTCATTCACCTTCGTCTCGACGGTCAATGCCTACGTGCTGCGCGGCGCGACGCCGGTCTTTGCCGACGTGCGCGAAGATACGCTTAACATGGACGAAACGAAGCTCGAAGCGCTGATCACGCCCCGCACGCGCGCCATCGTGCCGGTGCATTACGCGGGCGTCGGCTGCGAGATGGACGCGATCATGGACATCGCCCACCGCCACGGCGTCGAGGTGATCGAAGACAACGCGCACGGCCTGTTCGGCAAGTACAAGGGCCAGTGGCTGGGCACGTTTGGCAGCATGGCGACGCAGAGCTTCCACGAAACCAAGAACTTCCAGTGCGGAGAGGGCGGAGCGCTGCTGATCAACGATCCGCGTCACGCCGAACGCGCCGAGATCATCCGCGAGAAGGGCACGAACCGCAGCCGCTTCTTCCGTGGGCAGGTCGATAAGTACACGTGGGTAGACGTGGGATCGAGCTATCTGCCGTCCGAGGTCCTGGCCGCGTTCCTGACGGCGCAGCTTGAGCAGCGCGACGCGATCCAGGGCGCGCGGGCGGCCCTGTGGCACACCTATTACGACGCGCTCGACGATTGGGCCTGCGAGTTTCACGTGCGCATGCCGGTCGTGCCGGAGGACTGCGATCAGGCCTATCACATGTTCTACATGCTGATGCCCTCGCTGGCGCTGCGCACGGCGTTCATCGATCACATGAAATCGCGCGGGATCCTGCCGGTGTTCCACTACCTGCCGCTGCACCTGTCCGATATGGGCCGTAAGTTCGGCGGCGAGCCGGGCGCGTGCCCTGTGACCGAGGACATCAGCGACCGGCTGGTCCGGCTGCCGTTCTACAACTCCATGACGCCCGAGGAACAAACGCGCGTCATCGAAGCGATCCTCGACTTCGACTGGAAAGTTTAG
- a CDS encoding NADPH-dependent F420 reductase, which yields MDIGVLGSGMVGQAISAKLVDLGHSVILGTRDVERLKMRPATERGPAFAEWHAQHPAVRLGTFAEAAAHGEILFNCTSGQGSLNALEMAGQTALNGKVLIDISNPLDFSHGMPPSLTVCNTDSLAEQIQRAYPSVKVVKTLNTVTAPVMVNPASVANGDHTMFVSGDDANAKAQVVDLLKSEFGWQDVIDLGGISAARGMEMYLPLWVSLMGAQGTPMFNVKIAR from the coding sequence GTGGACATCGGTGTGCTCGGTTCGGGAATGGTCGGACAGGCGATCAGCGCCAAGCTGGTCGATCTGGGACACAGCGTCATCCTCGGCACGCGCGACGTCGAGCGGCTCAAAATGCGCCCGGCGACCGAACGGGGTCCCGCCTTTGCGGAGTGGCACGCGCAGCACCCGGCGGTGCGCCTGGGCACCTTCGCCGAGGCGGCGGCGCACGGGGAGATCCTGTTCAACTGCACCAGCGGCCAGGGATCGCTGAACGCGCTGGAGATGGCGGGCCAGACCGCGCTGAACGGCAAGGTGCTGATCGATATCTCGAATCCGCTCGACTTCTCGCACGGAATGCCGCCCAGCCTGACCGTCTGCAATACCGACTCGCTGGCGGAGCAGATCCAGCGCGCCTACCCCAGCGTGAAGGTGGTTAAAACGCTGAACACGGTCACTGCACCCGTGATGGTCAACCCGGCCTCGGTCGCGAACGGCGATCACACCATGTTCGTCAGTGGTGACGACGCGAACGCCAAGGCACAAGTCGTCGATCTGCTGAAAAGCGAGTTCGGCTGGCAGGACGTGATCGACCTGGGCGGGATCAGTGCAGCGCGCGGCATGGAGATGTACCTGCCGCTGTGGGTCAGCCTGATGGGCGCGCAGGGCACGCCCATGTTCAATGTGAAGATCGCGCGGTAA
- a CDS encoding glycosyltransferase family 2 protein, whose translation MTFEFLSVVVPCYNSEASLPLLLERLLPVLEAEASRAEVILVNDDSRDGTWDAITRLAGIYPAVHGINLMRNYGQHNALLCGIRAAQGDVVITMDDDLQHPPEEIPNLLAKLGDGYDVVYGTPQQEQHGLWRDMASQLTKLALQSAMGTDIARSVSAFRVFRTALRDAFKDYSSPNVNIDVLLTWATKRFTAMPVRHEARTIGVSNYTFKKLLTHAVNMITGFSVLPLQLASYVGFGTMLFGIIIFIYVLVRYAINGGSVPGFPFLASMIAIFSGVQLFVVGIFGEYLARVYQRTMNRPIYTVREEVGVYEVERL comes from the coding sequence ATGACGTTCGAGTTTTTGTCGGTGGTCGTTCCCTGCTACAACAGTGAGGCGAGCCTGCCGCTGCTGCTGGAACGTCTGCTCCCCGTGCTTGAGGCTGAAGCGTCCCGTGCCGAGGTGATCCTGGTCAACGACGACAGCCGCGACGGCACCTGGGACGCGATCACCCGGCTGGCCGGGATCTATCCGGCGGTGCACGGCATCAACCTGATGCGCAACTACGGGCAGCACAACGCGCTGCTGTGCGGGATTCGCGCGGCGCAGGGTGACGTGGTGATCACGATGGACGACGACCTCCAGCACCCGCCGGAGGAGATCCCGAACCTGCTGGCGAAGCTGGGCGACGGCTATGACGTGGTATACGGCACGCCGCAGCAGGAGCAGCACGGCCTCTGGCGCGACATGGCGTCGCAGCTCACCAAGCTGGCGCTGCAAAGCGCGATGGGCACCGACATCGCCCGCAGTGTGAGCGCGTTTCGCGTGTTTCGCACCGCGCTGCGGGATGCGTTCAAGGATTACAGCAGCCCCAACGTGAACATCGACGTGCTGCTGACCTGGGCGACCAAGCGTTTCACCGCGATGCCGGTCCGGCACGAGGCGCGCACGATCGGCGTCTCGAACTACACGTTCAAGAAGCTGCTGACGCACGCCGTCAACATGATCACCGGCTTCAGCGTGCTGCCGCTGCAACTGGCGAGTTACGTGGGCTTTGGTACGATGCTGTTCGGCATTATAATTTTCATTTACGTCCTGGTGCGCTACGCGATCAACGGCGGCAGCGTGCCGGGCTTCCCGTTCCTGGCCTCGATGATCGCCATTTTCTCCGGCGTGCAGTTGTTCGTGGTCGGCATCTTCGGGGAATATCTGGCGCGCGTGTACCAGCGTACCATGAACCGCCCGATCTACACCGTGCGTGAAGAGGTCGGCGTGTACGAAGTGGAGCGCCTGTGA
- a CDS encoding ArnT family glycosyltransferase: MSKNSRTFWIMLCMILLAGLTVRLVIADHGLPGLQIGDENSDLSTALRLTRGELPEPHVRYHRSLIAYTDGASVAGLLGLRLLVGDVHNLHEFQDLYFKDHDQFTLATRLMMALLTTLAIGLVGLAGRYISDRVGLLAAAALAVNGFFLTNSMIALPDGLVTFSMALFVWLLMRLWKYRRNRDYFLAGIGLALIMLSKLSAAVAATGLIVAHASIAWDAAGHDLRRLPKHLILHRGVLWTVAGIAAGNLIFNPVAFLYPNDLRFEIKRLDTYAYTPYESSLAAQLKIIRAQLEEMARLAWRWMLPASILGVLAAARWKRHAPYWIVLVTFASLLISIGRVISIFYKVFYWTPWLIPMALLSGIGLDVLLAGKRRALQVAGGVIVAGLLALEGTYTVQLVRLLDRADTRVEAARYIEHTLHPDTAIMSGAPIAYSVPLMRDESSIRRAVDLGNPQLEAWKWWVEEPPEHRPGPAYDIYGPELQKVIDTYDDMDRLIADNGITYVVEADFCYGPKDPSSPSD, encoded by the coding sequence ATGTCTAAAAATTCACGCACCTTTTGGATTATGTTATGCATGATCCTGCTGGCCGGGCTTACCGTTCGCCTCGTGATTGCGGATCACGGCCTGCCGGGGCTGCAAATTGGGGATGAGAACAGCGACCTCTCCACGGCGCTGCGCCTGACACGCGGCGAGCTTCCAGAGCCGCATGTGCGCTATCACCGCTCGTTGATCGCCTATACCGACGGGGCCTCGGTCGCGGGGCTGCTGGGCCTGCGCCTGCTGGTGGGGGACGTTCACAACCTGCACGAGTTCCAGGACCTGTACTTCAAGGATCACGATCAGTTCACGCTGGCAACGCGGCTGATGATGGCCCTGCTGACCACACTGGCGATCGGGCTGGTCGGGCTGGCGGGCCGGTATATCAGCGACCGAGTCGGGCTGCTGGCGGCGGCAGCACTGGCCGTCAACGGCTTTTTCCTCACGAACTCGATGATCGCCCTGCCGGATGGGCTGGTCACCTTCAGCATGGCGCTGTTCGTGTGGCTGCTGATGCGCCTGTGGAAGTACCGCCGGAACCGCGACTATTTCCTGGCGGGCATCGGGCTGGCACTGATCATGCTCAGCAAACTGAGCGCCGCCGTCGCCGCGACCGGGCTGATCGTCGCGCACGCCAGCATCGCCTGGGACGCTGCCGGGCACGATCTGCGCCGCCTGCCCAAACACCTGATCCTGCATCGCGGCGTGCTGTGGACCGTGGCAGGCATCGCGGCGGGCAACCTGATCTTCAACCCGGTAGCCTTCCTCTACCCCAACGATTTGCGCTTCGAGATCAAGCGCCTCGACACCTACGCCTATACGCCCTACGAGTCGTCCCTGGCGGCGCAGCTCAAAATCATCCGGGCGCAGCTCGAAGAAATGGCCCGCCTCGCGTGGCGCTGGATGCTGCCCGCGTCGATCCTGGGCGTGCTCGCGGCTGCCCGCTGGAAGCGGCACGCGCCGTACTGGATCGTGCTCGTCACGTTCGCGTCGCTGCTGATCTCCATTGGCCGCGTGATCAGCATTTTCTATAAAGTGTTTTACTGGACGCCGTGGCTGATCCCGATGGCGCTGCTCAGCGGGATCGGGCTGGACGTGCTGCTGGCAGGCAAACGGCGCGCGCTGCAAGTAGCAGGCGGCGTGATCGTCGCCGGATTGTTGGCGCTCGAAGGCACTTACACCGTGCAGTTGGTCCGTCTTCTGGATCGGGCGGACACGCGCGTCGAGGCAGCGCGGTACATCGAGCACACACTCCATCCTGACACGGCGATCATGTCCGGTGCGCCGATCGCCTATTCGGTCCCGCTGATGCGCGACGAGAGCAGTATCCGCCGCGCCGTGGACCTGGGCAATCCGCAGCTTGAAGCGTGGAAATGGTGGGTGGAAGAACCGCCCGAGCATCGCCCCGGCCCGGCATACGACATTTACGGGCCGGAACTGCAAAAAGTCATCGATACGTATGACGACATGGATCGCCTGATTGCGGACAACGGCATCACGTATGTCGTGGAAGCTGATTTCTGTTACGGGCCTAAAGATCCGTCCTCACCGTCCGATTGA
- a CDS encoding serine hydrolase domain-containing protein: MTGEAAQSLAATRDYWPTRGWREADPAARGMDATQLAEADRVLSADYPNIESLLVVRGGDIVYERYSEGTGPDKLHNLKSATKSVLSSLAGIALHAGDLNSLDDRLGDFLPDLLPASTDQRKRAITVRDLLRLRSGIEWNEWGGCTIEMTSRPHWLRFVLDQPLAYEPGEIHTYSTGDTQLLSGILQKATGMTALDFADLMLFKPLGITHRTWPSDPQGYTIGGTELALAPRDLAKFAYLYLNGGRWEDRQVVPAEWVAESTQQHSLVVPPDASDRPPIGYGYLWWLREQAGHPSFMAVGYAGQFAYVIPDLDLIVVMTGRLRRVPAMFADNRMIREFNVVADYVVPAVTDRA, translated from the coding sequence ATGACCGGAGAAGCGGCGCAAAGCCTTGCCGCCACCCGCGACTACTGGCCGACACGCGGCTGGCGCGAAGCCGATCCCGCCGCGCGCGGCATGGACGCAACCCAACTGGCCGAAGCCGACCGCGTGCTGTCGGCGGACTACCCCAACATCGAAAGCCTGCTCGTCGTGCGCGGCGGTGATATCGTCTACGAGCGCTACAGCGAGGGGACCGGGCCGGACAAGCTGCACAATCTGAAGTCCGCCACCAAGAGCGTGCTGTCATCGCTGGCCGGTATCGCGCTGCACGCGGGCGACCTGAACAGCCTGGACGATCGCCTGGGCGACTTTCTGCCGGACCTGCTGCCCGCCAGCACGGACCAGCGCAAGCGCGCGATCACCGTGCGCGACCTGCTGCGCCTGCGGTCGGGCATCGAGTGGAACGAGTGGGGCGGCTGCACGATCGAGATGACGTCGCGCCCCCACTGGCTGCGCTTCGTGCTGGACCAGCCCCTCGCGTATGAGCCGGGCGAGATCCACACCTACAGCACGGGCGACACCCAGTTACTCTCCGGCATTCTTCAAAAAGCGACCGGCATGACCGCGCTGGACTTCGCGGACCTGATGCTGTTCAAGCCGCTGGGCATCACGCACCGCACCTGGCCCAGCGATCCGCAAGGCTACACTATCGGCGGCACGGAGCTGGCGCTCGCCCCGCGTGACCTGGCCAAGTTCGCGTACCTGTACCTGAACGGGGGCCGCTGGGAAGACCGGCAGGTCGTGCCTGCCGAGTGGGTAGCCGAATCGACACAGCAGCACTCGCTGGTCGTACCGCCAGACGCCAGCGACCGCCCGCCCATCGGCTACGGCTACCTGTGGTGGCTGCGCGAGCAGGCCGGGCATCCGAGCTTCATGGCGGTGGGCTACGCCGGGCAGTTCGCCTACGTGATCCCCGACCTGGATCTGATCGTGGTGATGACGGGCCGTCTGCGCCGCGTCCCCGCCATGTTCGCGGACAACCGCATGATCCGCGAGTTTAACGTCGTGGCCGATTATGTAGTTCCGGCAGTAACGGACAGGGCATAA
- a CDS encoding GlsB/YeaQ/YmgE family stress response membrane protein has protein sequence MPFFLLFQDITDRPVSLNTTVGQIVTWIVIGLIAGMFANLFTRGRMSLTALVLLGLVGAFIGGFIFDRLGIDPSGALGGELVIEWIDVVAAIIGSLIVFALVGAMFRRRRYD, from the coding sequence ATGCCGTTCTTTCTACTTTTTCAAGATATTACCGACAGGCCCGTTAGTCTCAACACGACCGTCGGCCAGATCGTTACCTGGATCGTGATCGGACTCATCGCCGGGATGTTCGCCAACCTGTTCACGCGGGGCCGCATGAGCCTGACGGCGCTGGTCCTGCTGGGGTTGGTGGGCGCGTTTATCGGCGGCTTCATCTTCGACCGCCTGGGCATCGACCCGTCCGGCGCGCTGGGCGGCGAGCTGGTGATCGAGTGGATCGACGTGGTGGCGGCCATCATCGGCTCGCTGATCGTGTTTGCACTGGTGGGCGCGATGTTCCGCAGGCGTCGTTACGATTAG